A genome region from Nocardia sp. NBC_01730 includes the following:
- a CDS encoding ROK family protein produces MNSVPGAASRRRTAVAAPRSAVTLSDDALVLGLDVGGTTIKGEITDVAGTVLATGTLATPQGEAAFDAMGALGDRLLAELSDEQRHRVGRAAVVLPGIVDTANSIAVFSSNVGWRDVRIGDRFIRRWKIPVLVEHDVAVAGWAEWRFGAGRGHDNVCVIILGTGISGTLSAGGRLVRSSYGQVGEYGHVPVRREGGLPCPCGNIGCVETVASGAAMARAYTRRTGREIDGAAEVFALYSTDPDAAAVVEDAVDALADGLVGLVHATCPELIVLGGGLAGAGAALTDPLHRALVDRLRLVPAPRVVLGEYGARAGLAGAALFARQGALE; encoded by the coding sequence GTGAACTCCGTACCGGGCGCAGCGTCTCGACGCCGAACCGCGGTGGCAGCTCCGCGGTCGGCCGTCACGTTGTCCGACGACGCGCTCGTGCTCGGATTGGACGTCGGCGGGACCACCATCAAAGGCGAGATCACCGACGTCGCGGGCACGGTGCTCGCGACGGGCACCCTTGCCACGCCGCAGGGCGAGGCCGCGTTCGACGCGATGGGCGCGCTCGGCGACCGATTACTCGCCGAACTGTCCGACGAGCAGCGCCACCGGGTCGGCCGGGCGGCGGTGGTGCTGCCTGGCATCGTCGACACCGCGAACTCGATCGCCGTGTTCAGCAGCAATGTCGGATGGCGGGACGTGCGCATCGGCGACCGCTTCATCCGACGCTGGAAGATCCCGGTCCTCGTCGAGCACGATGTCGCCGTGGCGGGTTGGGCCGAATGGCGGTTCGGCGCGGGACGCGGGCACGACAACGTGTGCGTGATCATCCTCGGCACCGGCATCTCCGGCACACTTTCCGCAGGTGGGCGACTCGTACGCAGCAGTTACGGACAGGTCGGCGAATACGGCCATGTGCCGGTTCGGCGCGAGGGCGGATTGCCATGCCCCTGCGGCAATATCGGCTGCGTGGAGACCGTGGCCTCCGGAGCGGCCATGGCGCGCGCCTATACTCGTCGCACCGGTCGCGAAATCGACGGCGCCGCAGAGGTTTTCGCGCTATATTCCACCGACCCCGACGCGGCGGCGGTAGTCGAGGACGCGGTCGACGCGCTCGCCGACGGACTGGTCGGCTTGGTGCACGCGACCTGCCCCGAACTGATCGTCCTCGGTGGCGGTCTCGCCGGCGCGGGCGCCGCCCTCACCGACCCGCTGCACCGGGCACTGGTCGACCGACTGCGCCTGGTCCCCGCACCACGAGTCGTACTCGGCGAGTACGGTGCCCGCGCCGGTCTGGCGGGCGCCGCGCTGTTCGCCCGACAGGGGGCCCTGGAATGA
- a CDS encoding SIS domain-containing protein, producing MTHLATEVATQPDDWARATTVAADHRAVLPQPGERVAVIGCGTSLFMSRAISALREGVGHGRTDAWPASEVRDRDYDRYLVICRSGTTTEVVRAMRDIPAQIPRAVICSSPGTPVLELGDPILIDEVDEQSVVQTRFATTALAILRSHLGHDLDPVIAQARAVLAEDPTVSLAEVRGAEQISFVGMGFAAAIADEAALKLRESCQSWTEAYLATEYRHGPISISAPGRAVWAFGPLEPNFADDVAVTGAHLEHRDVDPMADLMRVHQLCVLRSADLELDPDHPRNLNRSVVLER from the coding sequence ATGACCCATCTGGCCACCGAGGTCGCCACCCAGCCGGACGACTGGGCACGGGCCACGACCGTCGCGGCCGACCACCGAGCCGTGCTGCCCCAACCGGGTGAGCGCGTGGCCGTGATCGGCTGCGGAACCTCACTGTTCATGTCCCGCGCGATCTCCGCGCTGCGCGAAGGCGTGGGCCACGGGCGCACCGACGCCTGGCCGGCGAGCGAGGTGCGCGATCGCGACTACGACCGCTACCTCGTGATCTGCCGCTCCGGCACCACCACCGAAGTGGTGCGTGCCATGCGGGATATTCCGGCGCAGATCCCCCGTGCCGTCATCTGCTCCAGCCCCGGCACCCCCGTGCTGGAACTGGGCGATCCGATCCTGATCGACGAGGTCGACGAACAGTCGGTGGTACAGACCCGCTTCGCGACCACCGCACTGGCGATCCTGCGCTCACACCTGGGCCACGACCTGGATCCGGTGATCGCGCAGGCCCGCGCGGTGCTCGCGGAGGACCCCACGGTGTCGCTCGCCGAGGTACGTGGGGCCGAGCAGATCAGCTTCGTCGGTATGGGGTTCGCAGCAGCCATCGCCGACGAGGCGGCGCTCAAGCTCCGCGAATCCTGCCAGTCCTGGACCGAGGCGTACCTGGCGACCGAATACCGCCACGGCCCGATCAGCATCTCCGCGCCGGGCCGCGCGGTCTGGGCCTTCGGACCGCTGGAGCCGAACTTCGCCGACGATGTCGCCGTCACCGGCGCACACCTGGAACATCGCGACGTCGACCCGATGGCCGACCTGATGCGCGTCCATCAGCTCTGCGTGCTGCGCTCCGCAGATCTCGAACTCGATCCCGACCACCCGCGCAACCTGAACCGCTCCGTGGTTCTCGAGCGGTGA
- a CDS encoding extracellular solute-binding protein has protein sequence MKRPLHRVLAGVAMVTGLALALSSCGFGSKDAADSDTTINFLAPAYSDGATGTKALWDGIIADFQKQNPGITVNLQMESWNSINDVVRTKLQSKSTTPDILNIDAYASFAGDGMLYPAADIVSAPVLADIQPGFANNASLNGTQYALPLFASTRTLFYNTDLFAKAGVVAPPKTWAELTDVAKKIQALGGGVSGYGLPLGSEEAQGETSIWTFGAGGSWADGDRITVDTPQNLEGVQAMRDLIDAGATQPNPGATDRKDVINAFIQGKIGMIEGLPPTIGQIAAKNPGLQYATAPSPTKTGEPVTLGVADHLMAFQKDGKKTETIKKFLDYFYSADVYSNFVRHEGFIPITESAAVKLADDPVTKAFAGTLPVARFYPSNNAKWGAAQGAIRQQMGTIGQGADPAQVLQRIQEAVK, from the coding sequence GTGAAAAGACCACTCCACCGCGTACTTGCCGGAGTCGCGATGGTCACCGGCCTTGCGCTGGCGCTGTCGTCCTGCGGTTTCGGTTCGAAAGATGCCGCGGACTCCGACACCACGATCAACTTCCTCGCGCCCGCCTACAGCGACGGCGCCACGGGTACCAAGGCCCTGTGGGACGGCATCATCGCCGACTTCCAGAAGCAGAACCCGGGCATCACCGTGAATCTGCAGATGGAGTCGTGGAACTCCATCAACGACGTGGTGCGCACCAAACTGCAGTCGAAGTCCACCACACCCGACATCCTCAATATCGACGCTTATGCCAGCTTCGCGGGCGACGGCATGCTTTATCCGGCCGCCGACATCGTGTCGGCACCGGTGCTGGCCGATATCCAGCCCGGCTTCGCCAACAACGCCTCGCTGAACGGAACGCAGTACGCGCTTCCGCTGTTCGCCTCGACTCGCACGCTGTTCTACAACACCGACCTGTTCGCCAAGGCTGGCGTCGTCGCGCCGCCGAAGACCTGGGCCGAGCTGACCGACGTGGCGAAGAAGATCCAGGCGCTCGGCGGCGGCGTGTCCGGCTACGGGCTGCCGCTCGGCAGCGAGGAGGCCCAGGGCGAGACTTCCATCTGGACCTTCGGTGCGGGCGGCTCCTGGGCCGATGGCGACCGGATCACCGTGGACACCCCGCAGAACCTGGAGGGCGTGCAGGCGATGCGGGATCTGATCGATGCAGGCGCGACCCAGCCGAATCCAGGCGCGACCGACCGCAAGGACGTGATCAACGCCTTCATCCAGGGCAAGATCGGCATGATCGAGGGCCTGCCGCCGACCATCGGCCAGATCGCCGCGAAGAATCCGGGCCTGCAGTACGCGACCGCACCCTCGCCGACGAAGACGGGTGAGCCGGTCACTCTCGGCGTCGCCGACCACCTGATGGCCTTCCAGAAGGACGGCAAGAAGACCGAGACGATCAAGAAGTTCCTCGACTACTTCTATTCCGCCGACGTGTACTCGAACTTCGTGCGGCACGAGGGCTTCATCCCGATCACCGAGAGCGCCGCCGTCAAGCTCGCGGACGACCCGGTCACCAAGGCGTTCGCCGGGACGCTGCCGGTGGCGCGGTTCTACCCGAGCAACAACGCGAAATGGGGCGCCGCCCAGGGGGCCATCCGTCAGCAGATGGGCACCATCGGCCAGGGCGCGGACCCGGCCCAGGTGTTGCAGCGGATCCAGGAAGCCGTGAAGTAG